The Anaerolineae bacterium genome has a window encoding:
- a CDS encoding RNA polymerase sigma factor RpoD translates to MVLSGADIVEEVNSFLLTSLSEIELAETEEFEEKADHLPEDTLDIYLREMAAVPLLSHQEEIDLARRFERGKQAQIELANTKGKIGKRKLAELKAIISDGLAAREHLIKANTRLVISIARRYIGCGVPLSDLIQEGNLGLIRAVEKFEYQRGFRFSTYATWWIRQAVMRAIAMQSRTIRLPVYLGDRVRQFQQVAHALEQDLGRPPTLQELALELNVTPEKVNWVLQMSQAPLSLEDPYGDEEDSEFGAFVEDETAEQPYDAVQQLMLQEQVEQALATLSPREARVLRLRYGLGYQRQLTLEEVGDKFGLTRERIRQIELQALRRLRHPSRARMLREYL, encoded by the coding sequence ATGGTTTTATCAGGGGCAGACATCGTGGAGGAAGTCAATTCTTTTCTATTGACATCCTTAAGTGAAATTGAGTTGGCAGAGACAGAAGAATTTGAAGAAAAAGCGGATCATCTTCCCGAAGACACCTTAGATATTTACCTGCGTGAAATGGCGGCGGTGCCTCTATTGAGCCATCAAGAGGAGATTGACCTGGCACGCCGCTTTGAACGGGGCAAGCAGGCTCAGATCGAACTTGCCAATACGAAAGGCAAGATCGGCAAGAGAAAATTAGCCGAACTCAAAGCCATCATTAGCGATGGGCTGGCTGCCCGCGAACATCTCATTAAAGCCAATACTCGCCTGGTAATCTCGATTGCGCGGCGCTATATCGGCTGTGGTGTGCCATTGAGCGACCTGATCCAGGAAGGTAATTTGGGTCTGATCCGCGCGGTCGAGAAATTCGAGTACCAGCGCGGATTTCGTTTTTCAACCTATGCCACCTGGTGGATTCGTCAGGCAGTGATGCGCGCCATTGCCATGCAAAGCCGCACCATCCGTTTACCGGTCTATCTAGGCGATCGCGTGCGCCAGTTTCAACAGGTTGCTCATGCACTCGAGCAAGATTTGGGCAGACCACCCACCTTGCAAGAATTGGCTCTCGAATTAAATGTGACCCCTGAAAAGGTGAACTGGGTCTTACAGATGTCTCAAGCGCCACTCTCCCTTGAAGACCCTTACGGCGATGAGGAAGATTCGGAATTTGGGGCATTTGTCGAAGACGAGACGGCTGAGCAACCGTATGATGCTGTCCAGCAATTGATGCTTCAGGAGCAGGTCGAACAGGCCCTGGCTACTCTTTCCCCGCGTGAAGCCCGCGTGTTGCGCTTACGCTATGGCTTAGGATATCAGAGGCAGCTAACTTTGGAGGAAGTCGGTGATAAATTCGGC
- a CDS encoding Nucleoside 5-triphosphatase RdgB (dHAPTP, dITP, XTP-specific), with amino-acid sequence MRAVLSALPLEILDLRDLALHLDVQEDGATYAENAAKKATAYTSVSGLPTLADDSGLEVDALNGEPGIRSARYASIPNATDADRRAYLLARLKDKPRPWSARFRCVLALALPHQELAFFEGVCEGEIIPEERGAGGFGYDPIFLLPALNQTMAELSTAQKNALSHRGRALQALLPYLTRLLSD; translated from the coding sequence ATGCGCGCCGTCTTATCCGCCCTTCCGCTCGAAATCCTGGACTTACGCGATCTTGCTCTACACCTCGACGTCCAGGAAGACGGGGCGACCTACGCCGAAAACGCAGCTAAAAAGGCAACGGCTTACACCTCTGTGAGCGGTTTACCGACATTGGCGGACGATTCAGGACTGGAAGTCGATGCTCTAAACGGAGAACCGGGCATTCGCTCGGCACGCTATGCTTCCATTCCAAACGCAACCGATGCAGACCGCCGCGCCTATCTCCTTGCCCGGCTAAAGGATAAACCCCGTCCCTGGTCGGCTCGATTTCGGTGCGTCCTCGCCCTTGCCCTACCCCACCAGGAATTAGCTTTCTTTGAAGGCGTTTGTGAAGGTGAGATTATTCCCGAAGAGCGTGGTGCGGGCGGCTTCGGCTATGATCCCATTTTTCTGCTCCCCGCATTGAACCAGACCATGGCTGAACTCAGCACGGCGCAGAAGAATGCTCTCAGCCATCGTGGACGTGCCTTGCAGGCTTTACTGCCCTACCTTACCAGATTGTTAAGCGATTAG
- a CDS encoding Sensor histidine kinase has translation MKRSRTPLTLWDLLSISIRWMLFLLLAVLGELSLPVKLILLSYSLLNAAFPFWLAYSTFARYGRIASVVLDFLVSAALLWLSGERFFTIGWISILPFLSAAMNLPFSGLVAIAILNLLWLGWLFFSQAIFSPYLVLWLTYSLIYLLLGGAVSFLLFRIRQRFVQKPGTLKANDTTRQEIETERRKALYRLISTLSATLNYQQVLETALDTSTQALISDDGSENRLVSAVLMVEEEKNGKARLRVVAARHFTPADQRIIFSSNSKILHTALENDQPTLQYQPMRDPELSRAVALRQCNVVYLLPLRKGLQVYGLLLYAHPQADYFTTERCEILQVIANQAMVAIENALLYQQLEQEKERIIEIQEEARKKLARDLHDGPTQSVSALAMRVNFARRLLERDPRATAEELYKIEELARRTTKEIRHMLFTLRPLVLESQGLIAALQAMAEKMLETYNQKVIVQADPATIQDLEMNKQSVIFAIAEEAVNNARKHAQADHIWVRLHFAAQDILLLEVVDDGVGFDPADLASGYDQRGSLGMVNMRERTELVNGLFQIESKPTQGTAVRVWIPLNENAADRLKKGIFS, from the coding sequence ATGAAGCGTTCTAGAACTCCGCTAACCTTGTGGGATCTTCTCAGCATCAGCATTCGCTGGATGTTGTTCTTGCTGCTTGCCGTACTCGGTGAACTCTCTCTGCCTGTGAAACTGATTTTATTGTCATACAGCCTGCTGAATGCGGCATTCCCTTTCTGGTTGGCTTACTCCACCTTCGCACGGTACGGTCGAATAGCCAGCGTGGTTTTGGATTTTCTGGTCAGCGCCGCACTCTTATGGCTTAGCGGAGAGCGGTTCTTTACCATCGGTTGGATTTCTATTTTGCCTTTTTTGAGCGCAGCAATGAACCTGCCGTTTTCCGGGTTGGTCGCAATAGCCATCTTAAACCTGCTCTGGTTGGGATGGTTGTTCTTCAGCCAGGCGATTTTCTCCCCCTATCTGGTGCTGTGGCTGACGTATTCGCTCATTTACCTGCTGCTTGGCGGTGCAGTAAGCTTTCTGCTGTTCCGAATACGGCAACGCTTTGTCCAAAAACCAGGCACACTCAAAGCCAACGACACCACCCGCCAGGAGATCGAAACAGAACGGCGCAAAGCCCTCTATCGGCTGATCAGTACCCTCAGCGCCACCCTGAATTATCAGCAGGTGCTCGAAACGGCTCTGGATACCAGCACGCAGGCACTGATCTCCGATGATGGCTCAGAAAACCGGTTGGTCTCGGCGGTGCTGATGGTTGAGGAGGAGAAGAATGGCAAAGCGCGCTTGCGCGTCGTTGCCGCGCGCCATTTCACTCCTGCCGATCAACGGATTATCTTTTCTTCCAACAGCAAGATTCTGCACACTGCACTCGAAAACGATCAACCGACCCTGCAATATCAGCCTATGCGTGATCCAGAGTTGAGCCGGGCTGTTGCTCTCCGCCAGTGTAACGTCGTTTATCTGTTGCCTTTGCGCAAAGGCCTGCAGGTTTATGGATTATTACTCTATGCCCATCCTCAAGCGGATTATTTCACCACCGAAAGATGTGAAATCCTGCAGGTCATTGCCAACCAGGCAATGGTTGCCATCGAAAACGCTTTGCTATATCAACAGCTAGAGCAGGAAAAGGAGCGCATTATTGAGATCCAGGAAGAAGCCCGTAAGAAACTCGCCCGTGATTTACACGATGGTCCGACGCAATCGGTTTCAGCGCTTGCCATGCGGGTTAATTTTGCGCGGCGTCTGCTCGAACGGGATCCGCGTGCCACAGCCGAAGAGCTCTATAAAATCGAGGAACTCGCCCGCCGCACCACAAAAGAAATTCGGCACATGCTCTTTACGCTGCGTCCTTTGGTACTGGAATCCCAGGGGTTAATTGCCGCTTTACAAGCCATGGCAGAAAAAATGCTGGAAACCTACAATCAGAAAGTGATCGTTCAAGCCGACCCCGCGACCATCCAGGACCTGGAGATGAACAAACAAAGCGTGATTTTTGCCATTGCGGAGGAAGCTGTCAATAACGCCCGTAAACATGCCCAGGCTGATCATATTTGGGTGCGTTTGCATTTTGCCGCTCAAGACATCTTGCTGCTAGAAGTAGTGGACGATGGAGTTGGATTTGATCCTGCTGACCTTGCAAGTGGCTACGATCAGCGCGGTAGCCTTGGCATGGTCAACATGCGTGAACGAACCGAGCTGGTCAACGGATTGTTTCAAATCGAGTCAAAACCAACTCAGGGCACAGCGGTGCGGGTTTGGATACCCCTCAACGAGAACGCCGCCGACCGTCTGAAAAAAGGAATCTTCAGCTAA
- a CDS encoding hydrolase, alpha/beta hydrolase fold family yields the protein MPTFAGIYYTISQPSEPATVPPLVLIHGAGGMALSWPPQIRRLSQMTVLAPDLPNHGKSAALVYQKLDEVAKALLSWLDALQIEEFNLCGHSMGGAICLLLALQAPQRVHKLILIGSAARFAVNPVLMELSAQPETLPRAVELLIKWSFGPRTPRRIKELTARRLLENHPHTLHQDLAACNEFNLSGELGYIQQPALILTGELDRMTPVADAQELANKLPNAQFEIISGSGHMVILEQPDRIAKRVWDFCR from the coding sequence TTGCCCACCTTTGCAGGCATCTACTACACGATCTCTCAACCCTCAGAACCCGCTACGGTCCCGCCTCTGGTTTTGATCCATGGCGCCGGGGGTATGGCTTTATCCTGGCCGCCGCAAATTCGCCGTTTGTCACAAATGACCGTTCTGGCACCCGATCTGCCCAACCATGGCAAATCGGCCGCTCTGGTTTATCAAAAGTTGGATGAAGTTGCTAAAGCGCTCCTCTCCTGGCTGGATGCACTGCAAATTGAAGAATTCAATCTTTGTGGTCACTCGATGGGTGGAGCAATCTGTTTACTTCTCGCTCTTCAGGCTCCTCAGCGAGTCCACAAGTTGATCCTGATCGGCAGCGCTGCGCGCTTTGCGGTCAATCCCGTGCTGATGGAACTCTCCGCCCAGCCTGAAACGTTACCCCGTGCAGTAGAATTGCTCATCAAATGGTCTTTTGGTCCTCGCACCCCTCGGCGGATCAAAGAACTCACTGCGCGCAGATTGCTCGAGAATCATCCGCATACCTTACATCAAGACCTTGCGGCATGTAATGAATTCAATCTCTCCGGAGAGCTTGGGTATATTCAGCAGCCTGCTTTGATCTTAACTGGCGAACTCGACCGCATGACCCCTGTTGCAGATGCCCAGGAACTGGCAAACAAACTACCGAATGCCCAATTCGAAATCATCTCAGGAAGCGGGCACATGGTCATTTTAGAACAGCCCGATCGGATTGCCAAACGAGTGTGGGATTTCTGTCGCTAA
- a CDS encoding Threonyl-tRNA synthetase — MNKKNEAQTDDDLLFRIRHSSAHVMAQAVLELFPDGKYTIGPAIEDGFYYDFDLPRNLTPEDLEKIERRMKEIIRQNHAFKKRVVTAEEARQIFKDQPYKLELINDLEKGGTDEHGNPLTEKPEISIYTHDTFVDLCRGPHVENTSQINPEAIKLINVAGAYWRGNEKNPMLQRIYGTAWRTKEELDQYLWRLEEAKKRDHRRLGKELGLFSTSQEVGSGLILWHPKGALIRHLAEEYCKQEHLANGYDLVYSPHIGRASLWETSGHLAWYKENMYAPIDIEGEEYFLKPMNCPFHIMIYKSQIHSYRDLPMRLAEWGTVYRYERSGVLHGLMRVRGFTQDDAHLFCRPDQMPEEIDRVLNFCLHILQAFGMNEFHAYLSTRDPEKSAGEASRWEDATQALQMALERAGLSYDIDAGGAAFYGPKIDLKMIDALGREWQLSTIQFDFNLPERFDLTYIGEDGKPDRPYMIHRALLGSMERFMGVLIEHFGGAFPVWLSPVQAVLIPIADRHLEYAHQVATQLKAAGLRVEVDARSERMNAKIRDAQTQKIPYMLVVGDKEQENGQVALRLRSGENPGPMSIAAFLELAQQDISARR; from the coding sequence ATGAACAAAAAGAACGAAGCGCAAACCGATGACGATCTCCTCTTTCGCATCCGCCACTCGAGCGCTCATGTCATGGCACAAGCGGTTCTGGAACTCTTCCCCGATGGGAAATACACGATTGGACCGGCGATCGAGGATGGTTTTTATTACGACTTCGACCTGCCGCGCAATTTGACTCCCGAAGACCTGGAAAAAATCGAACGGCGCATGAAAGAGATCATCCGCCAAAATCATGCATTTAAGAAGAGAGTGGTAACTGCTGAGGAAGCACGCCAGATATTCAAGGATCAGCCTTATAAACTCGAACTGATCAATGATTTGGAAAAGGGCGGCACAGACGAACACGGCAACCCCCTGACCGAAAAGCCTGAGATATCCATCTATACCCATGATACCTTTGTCGATCTCTGCCGCGGCCCGCACGTTGAAAACACCTCGCAAATTAACCCCGAAGCAATCAAGCTAATCAACGTAGCTGGAGCTTACTGGCGAGGTAACGAGAAAAATCCGATGCTGCAACGCATTTATGGCACCGCCTGGCGCACCAAAGAAGAACTGGATCAATACCTCTGGCGGTTAGAAGAAGCCAAAAAACGTGATCATCGCCGGCTTGGCAAAGAGCTAGGGTTGTTCAGCACCTCCCAGGAAGTCGGCAGTGGCCTGATCCTCTGGCACCCCAAAGGTGCTTTGATCCGTCATCTGGCTGAAGAATATTGTAAGCAAGAGCATCTCGCCAACGGTTACGATCTGGTCTACTCTCCACACATTGGGCGCGCTTCGTTATGGGAAACCAGTGGTCATCTGGCCTGGTATAAGGAGAATATGTATGCCCCCATTGATATCGAAGGGGAAGAATACTTCTTAAAGCCGATGAATTGCCCCTTCCATATTATGATCTACAAAAGCCAGATTCACAGTTACCGCGACTTACCCATGCGCCTTGCGGAGTGGGGCACGGTATATCGTTATGAGCGCAGCGGCGTCTTGCACGGCTTAATGCGCGTGCGCGGCTTCACCCAGGATGACGCGCATCTCTTTTGCCGGCCTGATCAGATGCCCGAAGAGATCGATCGCGTGCTTAATTTCTGCCTGCATATCTTACAAGCCTTTGGGATGAATGAATTTCACGCCTATCTCTCGACGCGAGATCCGGAAAAATCGGCTGGCGAAGCCAGTCGTTGGGAAGATGCCACCCAAGCCCTGCAAATGGCGCTCGAACGAGCCGGTTTATCGTACGATATTGACGCAGGCGGCGCTGCCTTTTACGGCCCAAAGATCGACCTGAAGATGATCGATGCGCTCGGTCGTGAGTGGCAACTCAGCACCATTCAATTCGATTTCAACTTGCCCGAGCGTTTTGATCTGACCTATATCGGAGAAGATGGAAAACCCGATCGCCCATACATGATCCACCGCGCCTTGTTGGGTTCGATGGAACGCTTCATGGGAGTTCTCATCGAACATTTTGGCGGCGCTTTTCCGGTCTGGTTATCGCCCGTCCAGGCCGTTCTGATTCCGATCGCCGATCGTCACCTGGAATATGCCCACCAGGTCGCCACCCAACTCAAAGCAGCCGGTCTGCGCGTCGAAGTCGACGCTCGCAGCGAGCGTATGAACGCCAAAATCCGCGATGCCCAGACCCAGAAAATCCCCTACATGCTGGTCGTCGGGGATAAAGAACAAGAGAACGGGCAGGTTGCCCTGCGTCTACGTTCGGGTGAAAACCCTGGCCCGATGAGTATCGCTGCCTTTCTCGAACTGGCACAGCAAGACATTTCAGCGCGTCGATAA
- a CDS encoding Signal transduction histidine kinase yields the protein MSNPTLPLTIRVILVEDDPLQAQLVVERLRLAEGFEVSIASSLSQFWEILPQSKADVILMDYRLPDGTGLEALEGLQNQKINLPVLMVTGQGDEQIAVQALKSGASDYLVKGINYWQDLPQRIEKAVATQRLKSALQKQHEQIRYQALLLQNMRDAVVVWDTEGKITYWNHEAERLFNFPAHLAIGKPVQEVYRRLFTPLPPFPLEDKTLPGDVERKVMVGKEERWVSSRLAPLRDVSADNRLIGYIDVIRDVTQRKKMEEHIQNAQRQLERSSHLAAIGDLAAGVAHHINNPLTTIIAEAQLLLNKIPPGQAGRESVLAIEEAGWRVQKAVQQLLDFSRSPADIQEKINLNESLQKAISLIGEQIKAEGITLVTRFARDLAPVSGNPQKMTALWVNLLILARDGVAGVPNGRIWIITSQQEFPQVIIRDNGRLIPPQDLEEIGATSFFKTLGGRGNGIEINICLEILRQHTAKINITSDYSQGTIFRVSFLSGG from the coding sequence ATGTCTAACCCGACCCTGCCTCTAACGATTCGCGTCATCCTGGTTGAGGATGACCCACTACAAGCGCAACTGGTGGTTGAACGCTTGCGGTTAGCCGAGGGATTCGAGGTCAGCATTGCCAGTTCATTGAGTCAATTCTGGGAAATCCTACCTCAAAGCAAAGCAGATGTGATCTTGATGGATTATCGTCTACCGGACGGGACAGGCCTGGAAGCCTTAGAGGGATTGCAAAACCAGAAAATCAACCTGCCGGTTCTGATGGTCACCGGACAGGGAGACGAACAGATTGCCGTACAGGCACTGAAAAGCGGTGCCAGCGATTATTTAGTCAAAGGAATCAACTACTGGCAGGATTTACCGCAGCGCATCGAAAAAGCTGTTGCTACGCAACGCCTGAAGAGCGCTTTACAAAAGCAGCACGAACAGATCCGCTATCAGGCGCTCTTATTGCAAAACATGCGCGACGCAGTCGTCGTTTGGGACACCGAAGGTAAAATCACCTATTGGAATCACGAAGCAGAACGGCTTTTCAATTTCCCTGCCCACCTGGCAATTGGAAAGCCCGTCCAGGAAGTTTACCGTCGTTTATTCACCCCTCTGCCTCCATTTCCTCTCGAAGATAAAACGCTACCTGGGGATGTCGAGCGAAAAGTTATGGTTGGGAAGGAGGAACGTTGGGTCAGTTCCCGTCTGGCACCTCTGCGCGATGTGAGCGCCGACAATCGCTTGATCGGTTATATCGACGTGATTCGCGATGTAACTCAGCGCAAGAAGATGGAGGAGCACATCCAGAATGCCCAACGCCAACTGGAACGATCCTCCCATCTGGCCGCGATTGGCGACCTGGCTGCTGGAGTTGCGCATCACATCAATAATCCCTTGACGACCATTATCGCCGAAGCGCAACTCTTGCTCAATAAAATTCCCCCCGGTCAAGCTGGCCGCGAATCGGTTCTGGCAATCGAAGAGGCTGGCTGGCGGGTGCAAAAAGCCGTCCAGCAACTGCTCGACTTCAGCCGTTCCCCTGCTGACATTCAGGAGAAAATTAATCTCAATGAAAGCCTGCAGAAAGCCATTTCGCTGATCGGAGAACAAATCAAAGCCGAAGGGATTACCCTGGTGACCAGGTTTGCCAGAGATCTCGCTCCCGTGTCCGGCAATCCTCAAAAAATGACTGCCTTATGGGTCAACCTGCTGATCCTTGCCCGAGATGGAGTTGCTGGCGTTCCGAATGGTCGCATTTGGATCATTACCTCTCAGCAAGAATTCCCTCAGGTGATTATCCGAGACAATGGGCGACTGATTCCACCTCAGGACTTAGAAGAGATCGGCGCTACCAGCTTTTTCAAGACCCTTGGAGGAAGAGGAAATGGAATTGAGATCAACATTTGTCTTGAAATCCTCCGGCAACATACTGCCAAAATAAACATCACAAGTGATTATTCACAAGGAACCATTTTTCGGGTATCATTCTTAAGTGGAGGTTAA
- a CDS encoding Phosphate regulon transcriptional regulatory protein PhoB (SphR): protein MSAKNILVIEDDEIVARTIERSLRGEEFKITVANSGIEGLKIARKLIPDIVILDVVMPGMDGYTVCREMRADPALQDVPILFLTAKIKDEDKIAGFNAGADDYLSKPFNIDELILRVRAILRRSQRARAVPEAENQIKKSDVLPPSVQSILQKISAENKAIEAEHCLIVGEYVLDTRSYEIYTPHKGKLRLTPVQYDLLYHLMSHPGQIFSPARLLDEVWDYPSDAGSPDLVRVHIKNLRERIEEDPSQPKFIRTVPGYGYTINPTDEN from the coding sequence ATGAGCGCAAAAAATATACTGGTTATAGAAGACGATGAGATTGTCGCGCGCACCATTGAGCGCAGCCTACGGGGAGAAGAATTCAAGATCACGGTCGCCAACAGCGGGATTGAGGGTCTAAAAATAGCCCGGAAGTTAATTCCCGATATTGTCATCCTTGACGTCGTTATGCCGGGCATGGACGGCTACACGGTTTGCCGCGAGATGCGAGCCGATCCGGCTTTGCAAGATGTGCCCATTCTATTCCTGACCGCTAAAATCAAAGATGAAGATAAAATTGCCGGTTTCAATGCCGGCGCTGATGACTATCTCAGCAAGCCCTTTAATATCGATGAACTGATCTTGCGTGTTCGCGCCATTCTCCGCCGTAGCCAACGGGCGCGCGCTGTACCGGAAGCCGAGAACCAGATCAAGAAAAGCGATGTTCTTCCTCCAAGTGTTCAATCCATTCTCCAGAAGATCAGCGCCGAAAACAAAGCGATTGAGGCTGAACATTGTCTGATCGTCGGTGAATACGTCCTGGACACCCGCTCTTATGAAATCTATACACCTCATAAAGGCAAGCTACGCCTGACTCCGGTTCAGTATGACTTACTCTATCATCTCATGAGTCATCCGGGGCAAATCTTTTCACCGGCGCGTTTACTCGATGAAGTGTGGGATTACCCTTCTGATGCTGGCAGTCCAGATTTGGTGCGCGTACATATCAAAAATCTGCGCGAACGAATTGAGGAAGACCCTTCCCAACCAAAATTCATCCGCACCGTGCCTGGTTACGGCTATACCATCAACCCAACCGACGAGAACTAG
- a CDS encoding sensory box histidine kinase/response regulator, with protein sequence MSLQRQAALFHLLTHICQENIEIASSQEEFIESLCQAFRADGGALLLIRPTGLEQTLKISSKAKPSWGFWENVDWKTTPIAEQLLNQKAGFVPPNSRDLRWFQVEDLCLNTLYLQPLSWDDELLGAIALFNVSKEHFTEPEQEHLTRLASILAKSISQQRQLNQLKIENATLEVNQWQLLRSRNILRALFDSIPVSMYIVDRKYNLIAVNMDRARRINIPPNELVGRRCYEALYSYEDICPDCKVIESLFGGKTTTRTKREWQKDDQVQEWEISTYPIYDDANQVTQAILFEQDVTEKRRLEASLAQSEKLAAVGQLAAGLAHEINNPLTAIIANTQLLQRELKDDTDKLELVDLIARAGQRAAQVVRNLLDLARKEEYLFEPTDVNQTLNRAISLMQHELVSRSITLIYEPAEDLPQIMASQDRLQGVWVNLLANAIDSFDESEEREIRITTSTSSSEVRVTVSDTGKGIPPEKLNRIFEPFYTTKAPGRGTGLGLSLVHRIIKQHGGSIHVDSQVGVGTIFTVSLPINPRETNSS encoded by the coding sequence ATGTCTCTTCAACGTCAAGCTGCGCTCTTTCATCTGCTCACCCATATTTGCCAGGAAAACATCGAAATTGCTTCGTCACAGGAAGAGTTTATCGAAAGCCTTTGTCAAGCATTTCGGGCGGATGGAGGCGCCCTTCTGCTGATCCGTCCCACCGGTCTGGAGCAAACGCTGAAAATCTCCTCAAAAGCAAAACCAAGCTGGGGATTTTGGGAAAATGTAGACTGGAAAACAACCCCCATCGCCGAACAGCTTCTCAACCAGAAGGCCGGTTTCGTGCCCCCGAACTCTCGAGACTTGCGCTGGTTCCAGGTAGAAGATCTATGCTTGAACACCTTATACCTTCAGCCCCTAAGCTGGGACGATGAATTGCTCGGAGCAATTGCTCTCTTCAATGTATCCAAAGAGCATTTTACCGAACCAGAGCAGGAACACCTTACCAGGCTGGCAAGCATTCTCGCCAAATCTATCTCACAGCAACGTCAACTCAATCAATTGAAAATTGAGAATGCCACCCTTGAGGTAAATCAATGGCAACTCTTGCGTTCGCGAAATATCTTACGCGCCCTTTTTGATAGCATTCCGGTATCCATGTATATCGTTGACAGGAAGTACAATCTGATTGCCGTCAACATGGATCGCGCCAGACGGATCAACATCCCCCCCAACGAACTGGTAGGCAGACGTTGCTACGAAGCATTGTACAGCTATGAAGATATCTGCCCCGATTGTAAAGTGATCGAGTCACTCTTTGGCGGTAAAACCACCACCCGCACCAAACGCGAATGGCAAAAGGACGATCAAGTCCAGGAATGGGAGATCAGCACCTATCCGATTTATGATGATGCCAATCAAGTCACCCAGGCAATCCTCTTCGAGCAGGATGTAACCGAGAAACGCCGCTTAGAGGCAAGCCTGGCGCAATCGGAAAAATTGGCCGCGGTGGGACAATTAGCAGCCGGTTTGGCGCACGAGATCAACAACCCGCTGACTGCAATCATTGCCAATACCCAACTGCTGCAACGTGAACTTAAAGATGATACCGACAAGCTGGAACTGGTCGATCTAATCGCCCGCGCCGGCCAACGCGCAGCGCAGGTGGTGCGCAACTTGCTCGATCTCGCCCGCAAAGAAGAATATCTTTTTGAGCCCACCGATGTTAACCAAACTTTGAACCGCGCCATCTCGCTGATGCAACATGAACTCGTTTCGCGCTCCATCACGCTGATCTATGAACCCGCTGAAGACTTACCTCAAATTATGGCAAGTCAAGACCGCCTGCAGGGCGTTTGGGTGAATTTACTTGCCAATGCTATCGATTCGTTCGACGAAAGTGAAGAACGAGAAATCCGCATTACCACCTCCACCTCTTCCAGCGAAGTGCGAGTGACCGTGAGTGATACTGGCAAGGGCATTCCACCCGAAAAACTCAATCGAATCTTTGAGCCTTTTTACACCACCAAAGCGCCAGGCAGAGGCACCGGCCTGGGCCTTTCATTGGTTCATCGAATTATTAAACAACACGGGGGCAGCATACACGTAGATAGCCAAGTGGGTGTAGGAACGATTTTTACGGTTTCCTTGCCGATTAATCCTCGGGAAACCAACTCGTCATAA
- a CDS encoding Flagellar protein FlbD, translated as MIQVTRFNGATYFLNAELIQSVEATPDTVITLVNHEKVVVKESVSQILSEFIQYQRLIHNPTLELPYNGEA; from the coding sequence ATGATTCAGGTCACACGCTTTAATGGGGCAACCTACTTTCTCAATGCTGAGTTAATTCAGTCCGTAGAGGCAACACCCGACACGGTCATTACCCTGGTTAACCATGAAAAGGTCGTTGTCAAGGAGAGTGTTTCGCAAATTCTCTCGGAGTTTATCCAGTATCAAAGATTAATCCACAACCCGACATTAGAGTTACCTTACAACGGAGAAGCATAA